TTAGTTTTTGGCAGTGAATTTTTATAGATTTCATCACGTTGAAAAATGGCTGATTGTTGTGCTTTATTCGTTTTTAGCTCTTCTGTTCTGAGTTACTGATCGTTTGCCGTTTGCTTATGTTAAAGGTGTTACATTGTGTTCACTTTAAAAGACTGAATGTTGGGGAATAATTGATTCAATTCATTGAGTAAAACTTTTAGAAAGTTACAGCCTAcataaattatgaaaaaatatCACTAATTCTTAGGAAAATAATAATTACTGACTACTGACAGATTTGACACCTTGCTAAGTATACAATTTACAGCTATACATGATTCTTTCCCAAACAGTTTCAATTCCTCTACATGTTCCTTGCGAGCAATGCTGGGACAAAATCCACATAAATGATTACTGCCATGTCTTCTAGCACAATATTAGTGTCAACACTGCATTTTGCATTTAGTATACTAGAATGTTATGTTACCATTTGTTTTCTTGTTCATGGCATGAATTGTGAACTATTCTATTGCATGAATAGCAACCTCCTAATTAAACACAAGTACACAACTTATTTTTTTTTCCCAATTCTTATTGCTTTAGGAATGCACTATCTAGATCTTATGTTAACGAAATTGTCACTTGATTTATTTTACCGATATGCTTAAGTTCTTTTTCTTCTTCGCTGAAGATCTAAATCCTTACAAGTCAAAACTTAACTTTTTTATGCAAATTATTTCTCATAAATAATGCTAAACATTTTTGTTTTCAGATTTTCCATGCGAAGTTGGGCTTGCAGCAGCAGTTGATAATATTTTAGAGCCCAAGAATTATATGAATTTCACACAGTTTTCACTAGGGTATGTGGAGAGGGAGGTGAATCCACATGCCAACTCACCTCAGAGTAGATTTGGAGGGTATCAAACTCTTAATGAAAGAGAAAAATCATTCTTAGCAAGGAATCAAACTATTCACTGTGGTTTTGTGAAGGGCATGTCAAGATTATCAAGCCCTGGATTTGAATTGAGTGAAAATGATAAGGCATACATGAATACTTGTCGAGTTGCAGTGTCTTCTTGCATTTTTGGAAGCTCTGACTTTCTGAGAAGACCAACTAGCAGATTGGTACATGAGCATTCCTTATCAAATCTCATTGTTTGCCTTGTATAATGCATGTATTCATGTCTAGAAGACAGAGAGAATCAGCATCTTTAGTTCAAATGTCTTGTTTTCTTCCTTGAATTTATGCTTATTTTATGCATTTGCGATACATTTAGCTGTTGAATAAGAAGCCTAACCTTTTCTAAAGAATATATCTTCTACACAACTTATCTCAACCGAAGAGAGAAGAATAGATACAAACTTGAATGTTTTAAGACAGGATATGAGGGAGTTAATCCAAGTATTATCATTCGTAAAGTTAAAGTTAAATGTATCTAAAGACTTTAAAGGGATGGAGATACAAACCAATTTTTTTGAAACATTAATAGTTGGGAGACTTCAATCTGATGTATGAAATGTAGATGATTGACTTTCTAGTTTGATATTTGTCttgtctctttttctttttcataagtTGCAAATCTCTCTGATGATATCCTAATCTCCACTGCCAACAACTATTTTTGGGCAGATATGTTTAGCTGGGTTTAGTTCCTGTGGTTTTTAATTACTGTTTAAAAGTTAATATAGCAGAACGAACAAGGTGATTGGTATATAGTGTTGTTTTAGTTTTAGGATGATCTGCAAAACTTTCTATTCTGTCTGTGATGCcccatatatttttattttttattttttcagatTAGTGAATTTTCCAAGAAAAATGTGTGTTTTGTTATGTTCGTGGATGAGCAAACGCTGTCAAAACTGTCTTCAGAAGGACATACTCCTGATGAGAAAGGATATGTTGGTCTATGGAAAATTGTTGTTGTGAGGAATTTACCGTACTTGGACATGCGGAAAACTGGAAAGGTGCCAAAGTTTTTATCACATCGTCTTTTCCCTTCTTCTAGGTGAGATTATGTCTATAGTTTTTAAGCCTCATGCTTATCCTGCTGAGTCTTGCGCATGATCTTCAATTAAATactatattttaatgtttattttcagGTATTCAATATGGCTTGACAGTAAGATGCGACTTAATACTGACCCAATGCTTATCATTGAATTCTTTTTGTGGAGAATGAGAGCAGAGTATGCCATTTCAAACCATTATGATCGCCACTGTGTTTGGGAAGAGGTACTACAAAATAAGCGTCTGAATAAGTACAACCATACAGCCATTGATGAGCAGTTTATGTTTTACCAATCTGACGGCCTCAGAAAGTTTAACCCTTCAGACCCAAAGATTTCTCTTCCAAGTTGTGCGTATCTTGGAGCCTTTTTTATGTTTGAACATCAACCTTCTTATTTTTATCTTAGCTCTCTTGCATGCCAGGAACTGATTTGTGCTCAATGTACCCTCCAGATGTACCTGAAGGTTCCTTTATCATCCGAGCTCATACGCCAATGTCAAATTTATTTTCGTGCTTGTGGTTCAATGAAGTTGATCGATTTACCTCACGTGACCAACTAAGCTTTGCATATACTTATTTGAAGTTGACGAGAATGAATCCAGATAAACCATTCCATCTAAATATGTTTAAGGTGATTTTACAATTGCATATGGTATGTTGTTGTATATTGTCACCGCATTGTTTGTTGTAGGGGCCTGCTGTTGCTAAAATACAGTTTCTACATAGAATTTGACTGTATTTCCTTTTCAAAGCTTAGCAAAATATTATGTTTGAGGCGAACAATATGTGTTAGCAAACTCTTGTTTAATAAAATGGTTTATGTGACACCTGGGATTTGTTAAATAAGCTTCTTATTGATGACTGCTCATCGCCACTGAATCTAATTGCTTTTCAGATATTATCACTATAAAACATTATTAGGCAGGTGCCTTGATAGTCTTGTTTGCTTTGAGATTTGGTATGTCTAACTAACAATTGTATTCTGGTTCCTGTGAAATCTTTATTGAAAGTAGCTCGCTTTGCTGGATCGTGATGATTTCTGAATCAATGGCATGCAACTTAGCATTGTGCCTTTGAAACCCTTATGCATGTAGGACTTCCAGCTGTCAGAGTAGGGCTAAAAAATTAAGACCAATTGCTCCTAGAGAATTCAAGCAACTTATTTTCCCTGACATTGTTCGAACTATATATATGCTGAGCTAGAATAATCAGATAAGAGAAAATATGTATACTTCTTGTGCTGTACATGACATGGATCCCTGATATGCATGAATAACACATTTAAGTCATTAATCACAATGAAGGTTACTATGTTAAGGATTTATATTTGCATATATTAACTCTATGCAGGACTGTGAGCGCAGAGCACTGGCAAAATTATTCAGGCATCGGTTGTTGTCATCTCCTCCACCTCCGTGACCAGTCAGGTATAATGACATATGGCTAATATTCCTTGTACAATTTTACCTGAAAGCATTCTGATAACATAGAAGCTAGGTATCAGCTCGAAGCTTAGAAGTTAATAGTTCTGTCTTAGCAGCGTTTAGGAACTGTTGTCCAATTGTAGCTAGTGATGGCGTCTTCCACTTGGACTAATTTATGCCTCAATGTTGTCATTCATCTACCAAGCAAAATAGCTTTTATGAGTAAGGTCAATAGTGAATAAAGGTCAATTTGAGTCTATTTTTGTCCTTGATCCTTTTACTTTGAGTATATCTACTAGTCAAGAAAATTAGGTGCGTGAAACTAATTATGATCGTTGTTTAAAGTTGATTGTGTGGTCTTCAATTTTGACTTCAAAACCTGTAGGTGAAAAGCTAATTTACTATGCTGCCACAGTAAGACATGTTCAATGTAGTTTGTTTAGTGAAAATCTCTAAAATTTAACTGCAATTGGATATCATTTGCTTAGGCATCAATTTGACATTAGAGTAACTTTGTTTAAAGTATAATCAAAGCTCATACCAGCTTGTTGCTGGTAGGAGACTAATTGtatgataaaaattaaatgacAAACTCAAAAGGACATTTGAGAGAACATGTTTCCATAGCCATAGAAACCATTATTAATAAAGCAATAATCAGGAAGTTCTCAAATTTCCGTTTACAGATTATGCTAGTTTTCTGGGAGCATAAATGCAGTCTTTGCATTGATATCCACAGCGAAAGTGAAACACTGGGTTCTCTATGAAGTAAAACCACGATTTTTTTTCTTCCGGGACTCTTTTTTTCATGGATTTTTCAAGCTTGACAGGAATTAGAAGCAAACCAGTTTCTTGGGATTTCTACAAGTGCTTAAATTACAGTTGGCAGAGTAGAGTTCTGCTGAAGAAATGGAGCTCTTCATCCATAAAAACCTATTCAATTCCTACATGCCAGGTGGAATGATGCTTAAGTTTATAGAAGGTAGTCATAACCATGGGTTGTCTGAATGATTTGGAGATGGAAGCAGACAGTGTCACTTTGCAGGAAATACATCGGGGTTATCTGCCATTTTGTCTTCTTTTTCTGTAGTTCCAACCCAACTTCCTACCAAAGCTTTTCTCATAACAAACACTTTGTAATATCCCCTAATGttatttcaatttcatatattatattGAAAAGTATGGCTTCTGTTGATAGCTTTTGGTTATTGTTTCGAGAAGCACCCAAAAGTATTGTCCCTTGAATTATATTTCTCAGCATATCAGACTTCATTATTGTGTGCCGTGCCTGTGCAGGCTAGTCATTTggttctttcttttgtttttcctaTTTTCTTGCTTTTTGATTTCTTAAGGGTTGGGTTATTTATTAAAGTCTAAAAGTTCacttgaaatttgaaagaatttggaTTTAGACTCGGAAGATGGGCTTAAGTAAAAATATATAAGCTAGTTTAAAATATGAGTTGAACATAGAGCTTGAGCATTTAAAGTGTTTAAGATAAGATTAACTTggtttgttttctaattttataatatattgtatcatgttatttttatatctttatgtaatttataacataATGTAAACTTAAAAGAAATGTtgtttatatatgaaattttaataaatgaaaaatatataattattaaatttgaaattaaaaataatatagtcATATTTAAATGGgtttgattaaatatttttaaatataagtgAGTAAGCAACATCTTAAGCTCATTTTTCAGGTTAATGAAAttaaagtaagcataaaatatgttaatatcataTTTATATTCGACTCAAATATAACTCGATTCATATcaatccataaatatttctacacaaatatttaattttatatctcatctTTCTCTCTCTGTATAAGTGGAAAGTGTAAACTTAAATCtttccaaaaaaataataataattaaatcattaactcttaaagttttaaatttgtgataaaatttgttacaataaaattttaaaacttacaaTATATCATTTGTATATAGAAGTGTGGACTTCATTTTATCAATTAAAAGTGAATGATATAAAtacttttaaacttttaaaaataataaagttataCTAAAAcaagtaattttattattttatttaaacttaaattaattaatatttaaaaataaatttgacgTCATATTAATTTACTTTAgaagtaataaaattaaatataaaattaaatttatttatttatttagaatttaaaataatatttttataatttaattataaattttcatttaatcaactataaaaattaatacaGCCACCTTCAATGtacaattttataaaattcaaataattaaaaaaaaaactaagtagattaaaaggaaaaacaaaataaaaggaaTAGAAGAAAATACGGTGCTAAAGGAAACAGTTGGAGGCCTGTGCTAGAATTGATCGCCCAAGTAGAAGGGAACACAGAGCCAGAGCAATCTGATTCAGAAAAATGGAATCTTGCTTCACGAAATGTTGGCATAGCAAGGCTCTTTTCACATCACTTTATGCCCTTCGCCGTTCTTCCATCTCCATTCACTCTGgttattatttttctctctttccttttctacttcaaaaaaaaaagtacTCTTTCCTTTTGCTTTGTTTGTTCACTTTGAATTCCTTAATTTGGGACCATTTGCAGTTAGAAATTCGGTTAAAAGAGCTTACGATGGACTGCTGTTGGACGCGGCAGGCACTCTCTTGCAATTATCCAAGCCTGTAGAAGAGACTTACGCTTCTATTGGAGCTAAACACGGTCACTTTTCATCTACCCATATTTTATTGTTGAATTTTAGAGACTTACCATTGTGGGTTTTGCATTATTTCTTGATTTAACGCTTGAAATTTGGTTTCCTAGTGTTCAGTTTTATTCAATTTGACAATCCCCTCCCCTCTCTTTTAGGTCTGAAATTGAATTCAGCTGAAAtaaagaaaggatttaaaagggcTTTTGCTGCTCCCTGGCCTGATAAGCTCCGTTACGAGGTTCGTGGTTTCCTTTGTTGCTCTCTTTTATTGTGATATGAATATTGTTTTCTCAACCGAATACTGGGGACTGGATGTGGCATTATAATATGGGAGGGATCCCACATGCCCACCGATGTAAAATTA
This window of the Gossypium arboreum isolate Shixiya-1 chromosome 12, ASM2569848v2, whole genome shotgun sequence genome carries:
- the LOC108476966 gene encoding probable hexosyltransferase MUCI70 isoform X1, producing the protein MALFKYNGEWLQERRGGLIGAILNSGVARNEQGSRVARRGRRFPRNFLKPRFFRWLLLLLAVLFFCVFATFVLKLLSNGNEEEKHLPLSGEVLEQVSSYDAPLTPPKSKRRKQHFPCEVGLAAAVDNILEPKNYMNFTQFSLGYVEREVNPHANSPQSRFGGYQTLNEREKSFLARNQTIHCGFVKGMSRLSSPGFELSENDKAYMNTCRVAVSSCIFGSSDFLRRPTSRLISEFSKKNVCFVMFVDEQTLSKLSSEGHTPDEKGYVGLWKIVVVRNLPYLDMRKTGKVPKFLSHRLFPSSRYSIWLDSKMRLNTDPMLIIEFFLWRMRAEYAISNHYDRHCVWEEVLQNKRLNKYNHTAIDEQFMFYQSDGLRKFNPSDPKISLPSYVPEGSFIIRAHTPMSNLFSCLWFNEVDRFTSRDQLSFAYTYLKLTRMNPDKPFHLNMFKSTGKIIQASVVVISSTSVTSQIMLVFWEHKCSLCIDIHSESETLGSL
- the LOC108476966 gene encoding probable hexosyltransferase MUCI70 isoform X2 encodes the protein MALFKYNGEWLQERRGGLIGAILNSGVARNEQGSRVARRGRRFPRNFLKPRFFRWLLLLLAVLFFCVFATFVLKLLSNGNEEEKHLPLSGEVLEQVSSYDAPLTPPKSKRRKQHFPCEVGLAAAVDNILEPKNYMNFTQFSLGYVEREVNPHANSPQSRFGGYQTLNEREKSFLARNQTIHCGFVKGMSRLSSPGFELSENDKAYMNTCRVAVSSCIFGSSDFLRRPTSRLISEFSKKNVCFVMFVDEQTLSKLSSEGHTPDEKGYVGLWKIVVVRNLPYLDMRKTGKVPKFLSHRLFPSSRYSIWLDSKMRLNTDPMLIIEFFLWRMRAEYAISNHYDRHCVWEEVLQNKRLNKYNHTAIDEQFMFYQSDGLRKFNPSDPKISLPSYVPEGSFIIRAHTPMSNLFSCLWFNEVDRFTSRDQLSFAYTYLKLTRMNPDKPFHLNMFKDCERRALAKLFRHRLLSSPPPP